A single window of Phyllostomus discolor isolate MPI-MPIP mPhyDis1 chromosome 13, mPhyDis1.pri.v3, whole genome shotgun sequence DNA harbors:
- the ZNF664 gene encoding zinc finger protein 664, with protein MIYKCPMCREFFSERADLFMHQKVHTAEKPHKCDKCDKGFFHISELHIHWRDHTGEKAYKCDDCGKDFSTTTKLNRHKKIHTVEKPYKCYECGKAFNWSSHLQIHMRVHTGEKPYVCSECGRGFSNSSNLCMHQRVHTGEKPFKCEECGKAFRHTSSLCMHQRVHTGEKPYKCYECGKAFSQSSSLCIHQRVHTGEKPYRCCGCGKAFSQSSSLCIHQRVHTGEKPFKCDECGKAFSQSTSLCIHQRVHTKERNHLKISVI; from the coding sequence ATGATCTACAAGTGCCCCATGTGCAGGGAGTTTTTCTCTGAGAGAGCAGACCTTTTCATGCATCAGAAAGTGCACACGGCCGAGAAGCCCCATAAGTGTGACAAGTGTGACAAGGGCTTCTTTCACATATCAGAGCTTCACATCCACTGGAGGGACCACACGGGGGAGAAGGCCTACAAGTGTGATGACTGCGGTAAGGACTTTAGCACCACGACCAAACTGAACAGGCATAAGAAAATCCACACGGTAGAAAAGCCCTATAAGTGCTATGAGTGTGGCAAAGCCTTCAACTGGAGCTCACACCTTCAGATTCACATGAGAGTTCACACAGGCGAGAAGCCCTATGTCTGTAGCGAGTGTGGGAGGGGCTTTAGTAACAGCTCAAACCTCTGCATGCATCAGCGAGTCCACACCGGGGAGAAGCCCTTCAAATGTGAGGAGTGCGGGAAGGCCTTCAGGCATACTTCCAGCCTCTGCATGCATCAGAGGGTCCACACCGGGGAGAAGCCCTATAAATGTTAcgagtgtgggaaggccttcagccAGAGCTCGAGCCTCTGCATCCACCAGAGGGTGCACACCGGGGAGAAGCCCTACAGATGTTGTGggtgtgggaaggccttcagccAGAGCTCCAGCCTCTGCATCCACCAGAGAgtgcacactggggagaagcctttTAAATGCGAtgagtgtgggaaggccttcagtCAGAGCACCAGCCTCTGCATCCACCAGCGAGTGCACACAAAGGAGAGAAACCATCTCAAAATATCAGTTATATAG